Below is a window of Defluviimonas sp. SAOS-178_SWC DNA.
CTTTGGCGTGATCCACACGATCACCGCCGGCGGCCCGCAGCAGGCGACCACGATCCTTGTCTACAAGGTCTTCTCCGACGGCTTCGTGGGGCAGGACCTCGGCTCCTCGGCGGCGCAGTCGGTGATCCTTCTGATCGTGGTGAGCGCACTGACCATCATCCAGTTCAAGTTCGTCGAACGGAGGGTGCATTACTGATGGCGGGAATGGTCGAAAAGCGCGGATTTGGCCTGTGGCTCACCCATCTCGGGTTGATCGTCGGCGTCCTCTTCATCTTCTTCCCGATCTGGCTCGCCTTCGTCGCCTCGACCGTGACGCAGCCTGAAATCGCCCGCCCGCCGATGCCGCTTCTGCCCGGCGACCAGTTCTTCGAGAATTACCGCAAGGCACTCGTCTCGGGCGTCAACGCCCCCGTCGCGACGATGCTCTTCAACTCGTTCGTGATGGCGATGGGGATCGCGGTCGGCAAGATCGTGATCTCGATCCTCTCGGCCTTCGCCATCGTCTATTTCCGCTTCCCCGGACGGAAGGCGTTCTTCTGGCTCATCTTCCTGACCCTGATGCTGCCGGTCGAGGTGCGGATCGTGCCAACCTACGAGGTCGCGGCGGGCTTCGGCATGCTGAACAGCTATTCGGGCCTCATCTTCCCGCTCGTGGCCTCGGCGACCGCGACCTTCCTCTTCCGGCAGTTCTTCCTGACCGTGCCGGACGAACTGGCCGAAGCCGCCCGCGTCGACGGCGCCCGCCCGATGCGGTTCTTCTGGGACATCCTCTTGCCGATGAGCCGTACGAACATCGCGGCCCTCTTCGTGATCCTCTTCATCTATGGCTGGAACCAGTATCTCTGGCCGCTCCTCATCACCACCGACCCGGAGATGAACACCATCGTGATGGGCATCAAGCAGATGTTCCCGTCGGGCGACGACATCGCCGACTGGCCGGTGATCATGGCGACCTCGATCCTTGCCATGCTGCCGCCCATCCTCGTCGTCGTGTCGATGCAGAAGCTCTTTATCCGCGGCCTTGTCGAAAGCGAGAAATGACGAATGGCGACCGTGACGCTCGAAAACCTGCGCAAGAGCTTCGGCAAGACCGAGATCATCCACGGCGTCGATATCGACATCGCCGACGGCGAGTTCATCGTGATCGTCGGCCCCTCGGGCTGCGGCAAGTCCACGCTTCTCAGGATGGTCGCGGGGCTGGAAACCGTCACCTCGGGCGAGGTGCGGATTGATGGCGCGCGGGTGAACGAGAAGGAGCCGATGGACCGCAACATCGCGATGGTCTTTCAGAATTATGCGCTCTACCCGCATATGACGGTCGCGGCCAACATGGCCTACGGGTTGAAGATCGCCGGAAAACCCAAGGCCGAGATCGCGGAGCGCGTGGCCGAAGCCGCGCGGCTCCTGCAACTCGAACCCTATCTCGATCGCAAGCCGCGCGAGTTGTCGGGCGGCCAGCGCCAGCGGGTGGCGATGGGCCGGGCCATCGTGCGCGAACCGGCCGTGTTTCTCTTCGACGAGCCTTTGTCGAACCTCGACGCGAAGCTTCGCGTGCAGATGCGGCTGGAGATCAAGCAGCTACAGCGCAAGCTCGGCATCACCGCGCTCTACGTCACCCACGACCAGGTGGAGGCGATGACGCTGGCCGATCGGATGATCGTGATGAATGCGGGCGTCGCCGAACAGATCGGCGCGCCGATGGAGGTGTACGAGAACCCCTCCACGACATTCGTCGCCGGCTTCATCGGCTCACCGCCGATGAACTTCCTTTCGGGCGTGGCGCTGCCGGCGCTACCACCGACGACGGAGCTTGGGGTCAGGCCCGAGCATGTCGAATTGACGGCGCCGGGGGCGGGCAAGGTCGACGCGACCGTGCTTTACGCCGAAGCGCTCGGCGCCGAAACGCTGGTCCATCTGCGGCTCGCCGACGGCGTACAGGTAACGGCGCGGATCGGCGGCAAGGCCACGCCGCCGTCGGAAGGCTCGACCACCGGCCTTGCCTGGAGCGACGAGCATGCGATGCTTTTCGGGCCTGACGGGAAAAGGGTGCCGCGCAGCTAGCGGCGAAAGCCATTCACCCGGCGGGCCAAAACAAAAAGGGCGCGTGTCACCACGCGCCCCCGTTATTATGGGATCAGAGTGGCGGATCAGGCCCCGACCGTCTCGACCGCTTTCGCCTCGACCGTGTCGCCCTTGGCGATCTCGATCCGGCGCGGTTTCAGCGCCTCGGGCACTTCGCGCACAAGGTCGATATGCAGCATGCCGTCTGCATGGGTCGCGCCAGTGACCTTCACGTGGTCGGCGAGCGCGAAACGCCGCTCGAACGCGCGGGTCGCGATGCCACGGTGCAGATAGGTCTTCGCGGTCTCCTCGGCGGCCTTGCGGGCAGCGACGATCACGGCGCCTTCCTTCACCTCGACGTTGAGCTCGTCCCCGGAAAACCCGGCAACGGCGATCGAGATCCGGTAGGCGTTCTCATCGGTCTTTTCGATGTTGTAGGGCGGATAGGTCGGCTGGGCCACATCGGCCGACAGCACCCGGTCCATCATGTCGGCGATCCGGTCGAAGCCGACGGTCGCGCGATAAAGCGGCGAAAAATCATACGTGCGCATGGGTCATCCTCCATTGAGCGATGTGCGTCCGTCCTTGCGCAGGACCAGACGAGGGTTCATTCCAGGGCCCTGATGCGGCACCCCGGTACGGCTCAGATGTGAATGGAAATGAGGTCTGTCAAGGGGCCGGGCGAAGCGGCGTCAAGGCTTGAGGAACTTCGCCCCGCCCGCCTTGGTGTTCTGCGAAAGCTGCGCCCCGAAACCCGGCGTCACCTTCTTGAACGTCCGTTCCTCGACCGCATAGGCCGCGCGAAGCTCCGCCAGCGGCTCGGTCATCGCGGTCCCGAGGGCGACCGGCTTGCTGTCCATCTCCGCCTTCGCCGAGACCACCGAGACGATGCTCGGGACGCCGTTGCGGATCGAGAATATCGGCGCGCCGGACGATCCGAAATCAACCGAGCAGGTCATCACTAGAATGCCGGGCTGCCGCCCCAGCACTTCGCAGGCTTTCTGGAGCGACGGTGCCTCCGACCGCTCGAGCGCATAGGAGACGATGCCGACCGTGTCGCCCTGCATCGGATCGGCGCCGATCTCGAACGGCTGAACCGACGGCAGCCGGATCGGCTGGTCGAGCTCGAGGAGCGCGAGATCGTAGGCCACCCGGTCCATCCGGTCGCGGCCCTCATAGGCGTAATCGGGATGGCTGACGGTCCGCGTGACGCCACGATAGGCGACCGCGCGGCCATTGCGCCAGCCGGCAAGGAACTTGAAATCCGCCGGATCGTGACGAACCCCGCTCGTCTGGTCGTAGAGGCAATGCGCGGCCGTCAGGACGAGTGACGGCGTGATCAGCGCCCCGGTGCAAAACGCCGATCGGCCGATATCGATGCGCCCGACCGCTTCCCATCCGCGCGTTTCGTCGGCCGTCGTCAGCGCCGTCAAGGCGGTATCCTGCGCCGCCGTGCCGAAGGGCACGGTCGCCAGAATCATCGCCGCCAGAAATGCCCGCATCTCGCCCTCCGGAGTTCCGCCGGTTCTAGTCTCCGGTTTGGGCAAGATTATGGCCGCCCGCCGCCTCCGGCAAGCGGCTGCTGAACCGTTGCGCGCCTCACGGCACGGCGACGCCCGCCCTCTGCGGTCCCCCTAGGTTCCGGTTGAAAGGGCGCGGGGCTTCGGCCCGCCCGTCGCCCAGTCGAGAAGTTCGACAGTGTGGACGACCGGGATCCCGGTGCCCGATCCGATCTGCATCATGCAGCCGATATTGCCCGCGGCGATGAGATCGGGCGCCTTCGCCTCCAGGGTCTTCACCTTGCGCCGCTTCAATTCGCCGGAAATCTCTGGCTGGAGAAGATTGTAGGTGCCGGCCGAGCCGCAGCAAAGATGCGGGTCCGCAGGCTCCACCACCTCGAACCCGGCCGATTTCAACAATTGCTTCGGCGCGGCGGTCACCTTCTGCCCGTGTTGCAGGGAACAGGCGGCATGATAGGCGACGCGCAGCGGTTCGGGCGCCGTCGCCTCGGGTTTGAGCCGCGCGAGCAGTTCCGTCACGTCGCAGGCCAGCCCCGCGATCTCCGCCGCGTCGGTCGCGAGGTCCGTGGTGCGGAACATGTGGCCGTAGTCCTTCACCGTCGTCCCGCAACCGCTCGTGTTGATCACGATCGCGTCGAGGCCCGCGCCGCGCCTTTCCGCCATCCACGCGCGGATATTCGCCTCCGCCGACCCCTGCGCCTCAGCCTCGCGCCCCATGTGATGGGTAAGCGCCCCGCAGCAGCCGGCGCCCTTCGCCACCACGACGTCGCAGCCGAGCCGGCGCAAGAGCCGGATCGTCGCATCGTTGATATCGGTATTGAGCGCCCTCTGCGCGCAACCCGTCATCAGCGCCACCCGCATCCGCCGCTCCCCGGTCGCGGCGAAGACCTGCGGATCGTCATTGCGGCTCACCGGCGGCACCTGCTTCGGGGCCATCGCCACCATCGCCCGTAGCCGCGCGTCCGGCAGAAAGCGCGCAATGGGCCGCGCCATCTTGGCCCCCAGAAGCGCGAGCCGGAACCGCGTCGGATAGGGGATAACCTGCGCCAGCACCCAGCGCAGGGCGCGGTCGCGCCAGGGCCGGCGGTAGGTCTTTTCGATATAGGCGCGGGCATGATCGACGAGATGCATGTAATGCACGCCCGACGGACAGGTCGTCATGCAGGCAAGGCAGGACAGGCAGCGGTCGATATGCCTGACCGTCTTTTCATCCGCCGGCCGGCCATTTTCCAGCATGTCCTTGATCAGGTAAATCCGGCCACGAGGGGAATCGAGTTCGTCGCCCAGGACCTGGTAGGTCGGGCAGGTCGCGGTACAGAACCCGCAATGCACGCAGGTCCGCAGGATCTGGTTCGCGCGCTGGATGCCCGGATCGCGAAGCTGCTCTTCCGTGAACGTCGTCTGCATCAGCC
It encodes the following:
- the ugpE gene encoding sn-glycerol-3-phosphate ABC transporter permease UgpE is translated as MVEKRGFGLWLTHLGLIVGVLFIFFPIWLAFVASTVTQPEIARPPMPLLPGDQFFENYRKALVSGVNAPVATMLFNSFVMAMGIAVGKIVISILSAFAIVYFRFPGRKAFFWLIFLTLMLPVEVRIVPTYEVAAGFGMLNSYSGLIFPLVASATATFLFRQFFLTVPDELAEAARVDGARPMRFFWDILLPMSRTNIAALFVILFIYGWNQYLWPLLITTDPEMNTIVMGIKQMFPSGDDIADWPVIMATSILAMLPPILVVVSMQKLFIRGLVESEK
- the ugpC gene encoding sn-glycerol-3-phosphate ABC transporter ATP-binding protein UgpC produces the protein MATVTLENLRKSFGKTEIIHGVDIDIADGEFIVIVGPSGCGKSTLLRMVAGLETVTSGEVRIDGARVNEKEPMDRNIAMVFQNYALYPHMTVAANMAYGLKIAGKPKAEIAERVAEAARLLQLEPYLDRKPRELSGGQRQRVAMGRAIVREPAVFLFDEPLSNLDAKLRVQMRLEIKQLQRKLGITALYVTHDQVEAMTLADRMIVMNAGVAEQIGAPMEVYENPSTTFVAGFIGSPPMNFLSGVALPALPPTTELGVRPEHVELTAPGAGKVDATVLYAEALGAETLVHLRLADGVQVTARIGGKATPPSEGSTTGLAWSDEHAMLFGPDGKRVPRS
- a CDS encoding Hsp20 family protein, whose amino-acid sequence is MRTYDFSPLYRATVGFDRIADMMDRVLSADVAQPTYPPYNIEKTDENAYRISIAVAGFSGDELNVEVKEGAVIVAARKAAEETAKTYLHRGIATRAFERRFALADHVKVTGATHADGMLHIDLVREVPEALKPRRIEIAKGDTVEAKAVETVGA
- a CDS encoding trypsin-like serine peptidase, with the protein product MRAFLAAMILATVPFGTAAQDTALTALTTADETRGWEAVGRIDIGRSAFCTGALITPSLVLTAAHCLYDQTSGVRHDPADFKFLAGWRNGRAVAYRGVTRTVSHPDYAYEGRDRMDRVAYDLALLELDQPIRLPSVQPFEIGADPMQGDTVGIVSYALERSEAPSLQKACEVLGRQPGILVMTCSVDFGSSGAPIFSIRNGVPSIVSVVSAKAEMDSKPVALGTAMTEPLAELRAAYAVEERTFKKVTPGFGAQLSQNTKAGGAKFLKP
- the glcF gene encoding glycolate oxidase subunit GlcF, coding for MQTTFTEEQLRDPGIQRANQILRTCVHCGFCTATCPTYQVLGDELDSPRGRIYLIKDMLENGRPADEKTVRHIDRCLSCLACMTTCPSGVHYMHLVDHARAYIEKTYRRPWRDRALRWVLAQVIPYPTRFRLALLGAKMARPIARFLPDARLRAMVAMAPKQVPPVSRNDDPQVFAATGERRMRVALMTGCAQRALNTDINDATIRLLRRLGCDVVVAKGAGCCGALTHHMGREAEAQGSAEANIRAWMAERRGAGLDAIVINTSGCGTTVKDYGHMFRTTDLATDAAEIAGLACDVTELLARLKPEATAPEPLRVAYHAACSLQHGQKVTAAPKQLLKSAGFEVVEPADPHLCCGSAGTYNLLQPEISGELKRRKVKTLEAKAPDLIAAGNIGCMMQIGSGTGIPVVHTVELLDWATGGPKPRALSTGT